ATGCTCTAATGCTATGATTTTCTTATTAAGATATTTCTAGGGAGAAATACAaggtttaaaatatgtattaaaattatactaaaaattatataaaaacctGGCCTAGAACTTACTGATTCAAGCCATGTAACCGACAAAGCCATGAGGGCCAACAAGTCAAAGGACACTATGCAAAGACCATCGCTGAGTGGTATGGAGTGAGAGGAATgcacccagcctccccctcctctccctgccccctgaaGGCTCCAGGTGAAGAGTTGGGCCCACGTGTGGAATGAGTAGACCCCCCTGGCATGCTTAGTATGATGGGTAATGCTTCCTTGTGACTTCAGGAGGTAATTATGTAGACATTTTATGAGAAGAACCTGGACACAGGAGCAGACTCTTTGTGATGCTCCCAGCTGTAGAAGACCAAGAAGCCCCTCCCACCACTGAGCAAAGCAGCCAATTCCCAAAGCCATTTGGAATCAAAGATGGCCACTTCCTTCTCAAAGAGTGGTGTTTAGGATAAGTGGTTGGTCTTTGTAGGATGAATATTGAGTAGGATCTAAGGATCCCTATGGTTTGTAAACCACATTCTGCAGAGATCCCTGTAGAAAGgggtggcgtgtgtgtgtgtgtgtgtgtgcccgtgcgTGTGCCCCTTAAGGGCTCTGTGCCCCATGCCTGCTTCAACCAGATCTCTATACCCCCAGCTTTTATTTACTGGTAATTAGACAAGTTCTGGTCTATTTCGTTTTAAACAAGAAACCCGAATCTCAGAAGGTAACATAGGTGGATGTGGCTGACGCAGGGAGTGGAAGGAGATTTTACCAGGAGTGAGAAGTTCATATTCATCTTCTGGGGAGGGCAAATGCCTTGGGGACGAAGGCACATGGAGAAGTGCATACGAAGTCTCGGTTCTTCTCAAGAACTCCCTGGGTCTCTTGGTGTTGGGGGAAATGTTCTCATAGTATGCCCCAGAGATCCCTGATGACCTTCTCCCGAGGACGCTGTGATTGATGAGGGTGTAGGAGAGATCTTCTAAGGAGCTCTGGTCAGCATTATCCTGCTGGTGAAAGAAGAGCCTCATCAACAGTGGGTTTCTTGCCATTCCCTTTATACTCTAGGCTCAACCCAGACCTGACCTGGGCAAAATCTGTCTTCCATGACCATCTTTCCCCCCATCTCTTAGATGTTTTTCCTAAATGGCTGTCCCTACTCCAACCCCTAGCCCAGGCCACCAGAGAGCTCATGCTTTCTGGAGTATTCTGCCTACTCAGGCATGTCTTCTCTGCTCCATGTTCCAGAGTGACCCCTGACCACTCCGTGTAATTCCCAAATCTCAGGCCCTGAAGGCAGCCTATTCATACATAACAGAACAATCTGAGGATACCTTCACTTGGCTGGGTTATGATATTTAACCATTCATTCTAGAGACTTTGGCATTATTAAAAAGGGATACCACTCAATAGAGGTTCCTAGTCAGCGGCATCTCAGGAGATAAAAAGCAAAGCAGCAAATCTAAGAGGGAGAGCCTGGATCTGGGACGGAGGCTTGGTTTTGAATCATGTCTTTGCCCCTCTTGTCAGTTGTCTGGCTTTGGGAGAATATCACTCAatctctcagttttctcatttgtaaaacagaggAAATCATAGTGCCAATCTTAGAGGGTTGCTGTAACAGTTACGTGGACACTACAGGCAAAGCCCTCAGCACACTGGCGCCAACAAAGGACTCCGTATATATTAGTTCCTTTCAATAAGATGTATAACAACAGTGGTGGCGGCTGCTGCTGCCCTCGGGCCCCGTACAGGGTCCTGGGCTAGCAAGCATTGGCACCTAAAGTTTTTCTTTCATATCGAGCTTTGAAGGGGTCTTGGAGGCCAACTTCTGCCATCCGGGGTGTCCGCATTTCCGCCATCATCTCAGAAAAAGGTTCAGAGATGTTTGCATTACCTGGATGGGAGCAGATGACATTTCTgtatctggagaaagaaaatacactcaATGAATTTCAGGTCATGGGGAGATTTGAGGACAGAGGATGGGGAGTGGCGGGGCAAACACTCGGATATAAGCAGCCAGAGAGCCACATGATAGCCCATCAGGCTATCCTGACCTGCAGCACACCCCTGGGGAGTGACGGCACTATCTAAACAAGATACAGCAGAGCCATGCTGGGGCTGAGAGGCTGCATGGAGGGAAACACATTCGGTGGGGTATTGGAAAGGAAATCACAATTCCCTCCATCCCTCATACAAAATTCATCGCAGACCCGCCCTGTACCAGGTACTGTGGAGAccaagaaaaatcagaaacattTCCTGTCCTCAAAGGGCTCACAGGCTAGCGTAGGGGACAGACCAGGGCCTCAGAGGATCCACAATGCAAAGGAGGGCTGTGGTGTCTATGCAGGTGAGGGGATGGCCGTCATGCGGGGGCTGGTGCTCAAGAAAAGCTTGACAGaaggaaactctctctctctctctttcttttttttttctttctttctttttttatttgaagaggcagacaaagagcatgagtgggggagagggcagagggagagagagaatcttaagcaggctctatgcctaCATAGGGACCCTACTCAAGGCTTGACTTGGGGCTTGacttgggcttgatcccacgaccaaggcatgatgacctgagctgaaatcaagagttggatgctcaacgaagacagccacccgggtgccccttcaGAAGCAAACTCTTAAATTGAACCTTCCTATTCCTGAATTTGCTAGCAGATACAAACAAAAGCAGGCCAGTTTATCAAAAACCAGTTTATTTAAAACCAACTGGCTCTGGCCCCTCAGTAAAGAGGCAAATGGACTTGCTCCCCCTTCACAAACACATCAGCTCGATCAGCAAACGTGAGCTTTCCCACGGAAGCTGCATGGTGCCATCCTACACAGAAGGTGGGTAAGCCCTTGCAGGCCACTTGATTTATTATTAtggatttgcatttcctcagGACTGACATCCCGGATGCTCCTATCTCCATAAATTCCCATGGCCATCTAGGACGTCCCTGATTATCACTACAAAAAAAGTCtccaaggggcgcctgtgtggttcagtcggttgagcgtccgacttcagctcaggtcatgatctcagggttcatgggttcgagccccgcgtcaggctctgtgctaacaactcagacactggagcctgcttcggattctttctctctctctctctgctcctcccccgctcacgctctctctctctctctctctcaaaaataaaaaagtaaacataaaaaaaaaagaaacaaaagcctgCAAGTTTTGGCATTAGAGGTCTTATTTCTACTGGGTTTGGCTCTGATGGAGATTGGGGTTTCCAGGAACCCATGATTCCCCTGGTGACGCTAGGGATGGGAGGGCcatattattcctttttcataCTTTACAAAACTAGTTGATAAGACTCAGAGTGAATGAATTAGGCTCCGCTCTTTCAACCCAGGAAGGCAAAGTCAAAactccttcatttttcttctttagaaatcCAGTGGCCTGTCCTCATGcctatgctttctctctttctcacacgtGATGCTATTCGCTACCCTCTCCTTCTCGAATTCCTTCTTCTTGGCTTCAGTCCTGTTCTGTCTCCAGAGACCGTTGCCTCACCTCCTAAGTGATCTTCCAGCATCTGTTCTTGCCACTCCCTGACACAATTAGTTCTCTGCACAGCCACCCAGGCGATGTCTTTTAAGGCTAACACCATCACACCCACCCTTCTTTAAAATAGTCCTGCGGTTCTCAAGACAAAAGCCCCAGTCCTAAGCTTGACCACAAGGCCATGCCCCTCCTGAGTGCTCTCTGTGCCCGCACTGGCCTCCTTGCAGTCTCTTGGAAGCACCTGGCACCTCTAGCTCTCCAGTTATTGTTCCCAGTTAACCCCTTCAGCTTCCAGACCTCAGGGAGATATGGAGTCACCAGCTCCTGATTCaatgagctcacagtctagtggagACGGAGACCAGCAACTGGACAAATGACTCAGACCGATGTGGAAGGTATTACACTGGAAACAATGCCCAGGGAGCTTTGGAAGCGTGGAGAAAGGGCAGTTGGAAATGTAAGTCTATCAAAAGtaggaaagagaaagcaatgaCTTACTCTCCTTATCGGAATCCGGCTTTGCTTCAAAACCGtgtgtttttttcctgaaaaaagaaaaggaaa
This genomic stretch from Acinonyx jubatus isolate Ajub_Pintada_27869175 chromosome C2, VMU_Ajub_asm_v1.0, whole genome shotgun sequence harbors:
- the GCSAM gene encoding germinal center-associated signaling and motility protein isoform X4, with the protein product MTTSPTSSRLLKDAGTATLLKVVSAFRGKKHTVLKQSRIPIRRDNADQSSLEDLSYTLINHSVLGRRSSGISGAYYENISPNTKRPREFLRRTETSYALLHVPSSPRHLPSPEDEYELLTPGKISFHSLRQPHPPMLPSEIRVSCLKRNRPELV
- the GCSAM gene encoding germinal center-associated signaling and motility protein isoform X2, which codes for MGNSLLRKNRCWDCYIAEGCLCLPWKKTHGFEAKPDSDKENTEMSSAPIQDNADQSSLEDLSYTLINHSVLGRRSSGISGAYYENISPNTKRPREFLRRTETSYALLHVPSSPRHLPSPEDEYELLTPGKISFHSLRQPHPPMLPSEIRVSCLKRNRPELV
- the GCSAM gene encoding germinal center-associated signaling and motility protein isoform X5 → MGNSLLRKNRKKTHGFEAKPDSDKENTEMSSAPIQQDNADQSSLEDLSYTLINHSVLGRRSSGISGAYYENISPNTKRPREFLRRTETSYALLHVPSSPRHLPSPEDEYELLTPGKISFHSLRQPHPPMLPSEIRVSCLKRNRPELV
- the GCSAM gene encoding germinal center-associated signaling and motility protein isoform X3, which translates into the protein MTTSPTSSRLLKDAGTATLLKVVSAFRGKKHTVLKQSRIPIRRQDNADQSSLEDLSYTLINHSVLGRRSSGISGAYYENISPNTKRPREFLRRTETSYALLHVPSSPRHLPSPEDEYELLTPGKISFHSLRQPHPPMLPSEIRVSCLKRNRPELV
- the GCSAM gene encoding germinal center-associated signaling and motility protein isoform X1; translated protein: MGNSLLRKNRCWDCYIAEGCLCLPWKKTHGFEAKPDSDKENTEMSSAPIQQDNADQSSLEDLSYTLINHSVLGRRSSGISGAYYENISPNTKRPREFLRRTETSYALLHVPSSPRHLPSPEDEYELLTPGKISFHSLRQPHPPMLPSEIRVSCLKRNRPELV
- the GCSAM gene encoding germinal center-associated signaling and motility protein isoform X6, which encodes MGNSLLRKNRKKTHGFEAKPDSDKENTEMSSAPIQDNADQSSLEDLSYTLINHSVLGRRSSGISGAYYENISPNTKRPREFLRRTETSYALLHVPSSPRHLPSPEDEYELLTPGKISFHSLRQPHPPMLPSEIRVSCLKRNRPELV